In the genome of Streptomyces racemochromogenes, one region contains:
- a CDS encoding FHA domain-containing protein FhaB/FipA gives MSELTLTVMRLGFLAVLWLFVIVAVQVIRSDLFGTRVTQRGSRRGAAAGGAAQQAGRQAAPPQQRQRRGAPTKLVVSEGTLTGTTVALAGQTITLGRAHDSTIVLDDDYASSRHARIYPDRDGQWIVEDLGSTNGTYLDRTRLTTPTPIPPGAPIRIGKTVIELRK, from the coding sequence ATGTCAGAGCTGACCCTGACGGTCATGCGGTTGGGTTTCCTGGCCGTTCTGTGGCTGTTCGTCATCGTGGCCGTTCAGGTCATTCGCAGCGACCTCTTCGGTACGCGCGTCACGCAGCGCGGATCGCGCCGCGGCGCCGCCGCCGGCGGAGCCGCGCAGCAGGCGGGACGGCAGGCCGCGCCGCCCCAGCAGCGTCAGCGCAGGGGCGCGCCGACCAAGCTCGTCGTCTCCGAGGGCACCCTCACGGGCACCACGGTCGCCCTCGCCGGCCAGACGATCACGCTGGGCCGCGCCCACGACTCCACGATCGTGCTGGACGACGACTACGCCTCCAGCAGGCATGCCAGGATCTACCCCGACCGTGACGGCCAGTGGATCGTCGAGGATCTCGGGTCCACGAACGGCACGTACCTCGACCGGACCCGGCTGACCACCCCGACGCCCATTCCGCCGGGCGCCCCGATCCGCATCGGCAAGACCGTCATCGAGCTGCGGAAGTAG
- a CDS encoding peptidoglycan D,D-transpeptidase FtsI family protein, whose translation MNKPLRRISLFCGLLVLALLIRTNWLQYVQAEELSTRKENRRVQIAQYGTERGNIIVQGGQPVTGSAVTAGSDYKFKRTYVDGPLWAPVTGYASQAFGSTQLESLEDGILTGNDDRLFFDRTIGMFTGEKKRGGNVITTLNPAAQKAAFDQLGTKKGAVAAIDPRTGAILALVSTPSYDPSTFAGNSKADEKAWVELKDSEDKKLVNRALRETYPPGSTFKVVTAAAALENGVVSDINAPTDTPEPYILPGTKTPMVNHAAGCEKASLNDALKVSCNSVFANLGDKVGRDKMVETAQKFGFNNDKIDTPVRAFASVYDKTMGRDGNAQSSIGQFNTAATPLQMAMVTAAIANDGKLMKPYMVDQLTAPGLDTIEKHEPSEMSKPLSAANAQKVQQMMVNVVEKGTGTKAQISGVKVGGKTGTAQHGEKNAKRPYAWFISYAELPDGSSPVAVAVVIEDSAADREDISGGGLAAPVAKAVMEAVLKNKG comes from the coding sequence ATGAACAAGCCCCTGCGCCGCATCTCGCTGTTCTGCGGGCTGCTCGTCCTCGCCCTGCTGATCCGGACCAACTGGCTGCAGTACGTCCAGGCCGAGGAACTCAGCACGCGCAAGGAGAACCGCCGGGTCCAGATCGCCCAGTACGGCACCGAGCGCGGCAACATCATCGTCCAGGGCGGCCAGCCGGTCACCGGGTCCGCCGTCACCGCGGGCAGCGACTACAAGTTCAAGCGGACCTACGTCGACGGCCCCCTGTGGGCGCCCGTCACCGGCTACGCCTCGCAGGCCTTCGGCTCCACCCAGCTGGAGTCCCTGGAGGACGGCATCCTCACCGGCAACGACGACCGGCTCTTCTTCGACCGCACCATCGGCATGTTCACCGGGGAGAAGAAGCGCGGCGGCAACGTCATCACCACGCTGAACCCCGCCGCCCAGAAGGCCGCCTTCGACCAGCTCGGCACCAAGAAGGGCGCGGTCGCGGCGATCGACCCCCGCACCGGCGCCATCCTGGCCCTGGTCAGCACCCCCTCGTACGACCCGTCCACCTTCGCCGGCAACTCCAAGGCCGACGAGAAGGCCTGGGTCGAGCTCAAGGACTCCGAGGACAAGAAGCTCGTCAACCGCGCCCTGCGCGAGACGTACCCGCCGGGCTCCACCTTCAAGGTGGTCACGGCCGCCGCCGCGCTGGAGAACGGCGTGGTCAGCGACATCAACGCGCCCACGGACACTCCCGAGCCGTACATCCTGCCCGGCACCAAGACCCCGATGGTCAACCACGCCGCCGGCTGCGAGAAGGCGAGCCTGAACGACGCGCTCAAGGTCTCCTGCAACTCGGTCTTCGCGAACCTGGGCGACAAGGTCGGCCGCGACAAGATGGTCGAGACGGCCCAGAAGTTCGGCTTCAACAACGACAAGATCGACACCCCGGTCCGCGCCTTCGCCAGCGTCTACGACAAGACCATGGGCCGCGACGGCAACGCGCAGAGCTCCATCGGCCAGTTCAACACCGCGGCCACCCCGCTCCAGATGGCCATGGTCACCGCCGCCATCGCCAACGACGGCAAGCTGATGAAGCCGTACATGGTCGACCAGCTCACCGCGCCCGGCCTCGACACGATCGAGAAGCACGAGCCCTCCGAGATGAGCAAGCCCCTCAGCGCGGCGAACGCGCAGAAGGTCCAGCAGATGATGGTGAACGTCGTCGAGAAGGGCACCGGAACCAAGGCCCAGATCAGCGGCGTCAAGGTAGGCGGCAAGACCGGTACCGCCCAGCACGGCGAGAAGAACGCCAAGCGCCCCTACGCCTGGTTCATCTCCTACGCCGAGCTCCCCGACGGCAGCTCGCCCGTCGCCGTCGCCGTCGTCATCGAGGACAGCGCCGCCGACCGGGAGGACATCAGCGGTGGCGGCCTGGCCGCACCCGTCGCGAAGGCCGTCATGGAAGCCGTCCTGAAGAACAAGGGATGA
- a CDS encoding PP2C family protein-serine/threonine phosphatase, translating into MSLSLRFAAGSHKGMIREGNEDSGYAGPRLLAVADGMGGQAAGEVASSEVISSLVQLDDDVPGSDILTALGIAVQRANDQLRVMVEDDSQLEGMGTTLTALLWTGQRLGLVHVGDSRAYLLRDGVLTQITQDHTWVQRLVDEGRITEEEATTHPQRSLLMRALGSGDVVEPDLSIREVRAGDRYLICSDGLSGVVSHQTLEETLADYHGPHETVQSLIQLALRGGGPDNITCIVADVLDTDSGDTMAAQLNDTPVVVGAVAENQHQLFDGNAMQTPAGRASGLGRQAPPPAGSFGPPGSGEAPGYGYPDQGQGGALGNFGEPEPYDADGKYEDTYDHPRKRRGKGRKWTTRTLILLLVAGVVGGGLYAAHRWTQTQYYVGVKGDHVALYRGLSQNLAWIHLSQVETDHPEIELKYLPPFKRKQVESTISESSLDGARKKIEELGVQVSACKQDEARRASEAQGNQTPGPSLTPAEQAVVGQCEKQ; encoded by the coding sequence ATGAGTCTGTCCCTGCGTTTCGCCGCCGGATCGCACAAGGGGATGATCCGCGAGGGCAACGAGGACTCCGGCTACGCCGGTCCCCGGCTCCTCGCCGTCGCCGACGGCATGGGCGGCCAGGCAGCCGGCGAGGTCGCCAGCTCCGAGGTCATCTCCTCGCTCGTCCAGCTCGACGACGACGTCCCCGGCTCCGACATCCTCACCGCCCTCGGCATCGCCGTGCAGCGCGCCAACGACCAGCTGCGCGTCATGGTCGAGGACGACTCCCAGCTCGAGGGCATGGGCACCACGCTCACCGCCCTGCTGTGGACCGGCCAGCGCCTCGGTCTCGTGCACGTCGGCGACTCGCGCGCCTACCTGCTCCGCGACGGCGTCCTCACGCAGATCACCCAGGACCACACCTGGGTGCAGCGCCTCGTCGACGAGGGCCGGATCACCGAGGAGGAGGCGACCACCCATCCGCAGCGTTCCCTCCTCATGCGGGCCCTCGGCAGCGGCGACGTCGTGGAGCCCGACCTCTCGATCCGCGAGGTCCGGGCCGGCGACCGCTACCTGATCTGCTCCGACGGCCTGTCCGGCGTGGTCTCCCACCAGACCCTGGAGGAGACCCTCGCCGACTACCACGGCCCGCACGAGACGGTGCAGTCCCTGATCCAGCTCGCCCTGCGCGGCGGCGGTCCGGACAACATCACCTGCATCGTCGCGGACGTCCTCGACACCGACAGCGGCGACACCATGGCCGCCCAGCTGAACGACACCCCGGTGGTCGTCGGCGCGGTCGCCGAGAACCAGCACCAGCTCTTCGACGGCAACGCCATGCAGACGCCGGCCGGGCGGGCCTCCGGGCTCGGCCGCCAGGCCCCGCCGCCGGCGGGCTCCTTCGGCCCCCCCGGCAGCGGCGAAGCCCCCGGCTACGGATACCCCGACCAGGGCCAGGGCGGCGCACTGGGCAACTTCGGCGAACCCGAGCCCTACGACGCCGACGGCAAGTACGAGGACACCTACGACCACCCGCGCAAGCGGCGCGGCAAAGGGCGCAAGTGGACCACGCGCACGCTGATCCTGCTGCTCGTGGCCGGTGTCGTCGGCGGCGGCCTGTACGCGGCGCACCGGTGGACGCAGACGCAGTACTACGTCGGCGTCAAGGGTGACCACGTCGCGCTGTACCGCGGCCTCAGCCAGAACCTGGCCTGGATCCACCTCTCGCAGGTGGAGACGGACCACCCCGAGATCGAACTGAAGTACCTCCCGCCCTTCAAGCGCAAGCAGGTCGAGTCCACGATCAGCGAGAGCAGCCTCGACGGTGCGCGCAAGAAGATCGAGGAGCTCGGGGTCCAGGTCTCCGCCTGCAAGCAGGACGAGGCACGCCGCGCTTCCGAAGCCCAGGGCAACCAGACGCCCGGCCCCAGCCTGACTCCCGCGGAGCAGGCTGTCGTCGGCCAGTGCGAAAAGCAGTAG
- a CDS encoding sensor histidine kinase: MDAKARTRAGWDWLKGPEPWSRRMLAGDLTSAAVLALLGVGVDELSNSSGLKTGLGVVAVVALVLLRRRLPATTLVVGAAASALLPGVFLVTVVLGWSAGRRIVGVGRALGAFLLAFLAEVGLTLVDQWAQMRPVLVVVFSTLLFLAATVMPGLASRYWHQRRTLLSALQERNDRLLRERTMVAGQARLRERQRIAQDMHDSLGHQLALISVHTGALEVDPALTDRQREAVGVLRQASVAAMHELREVVGILRDGVEAPAPVEEAQPAARGVAGIAGIVEAARAAGTDVRLGTAGQPRPLVAACDHAAYRIVQEALTNAYKHAPGSPITVELRYEDDSLVVEIANGPATDRVPGEVVSGGQGLTGLRERARLVGGMVHAGATEDGGFRVAGVLPYGTEPAGLVEDVADDFGQRSQARALALKGAPPLDWAALDRELSVPVRTRTGGVAMGCGIAVAAVVLLIIVMGAAVVMLVGSANKAMIGRTEYDAVHVGESEEAVRGRLPSGDSVLTAGMDRKGPPRPEGSDCLALLSGDDSEWSADDTVFRFCFKDGKLVDKQAYQVKQ; the protein is encoded by the coding sequence GTGGATGCCAAGGCGAGGACGCGTGCGGGCTGGGACTGGCTGAAGGGTCCCGAACCCTGGTCGCGGCGGATGCTGGCGGGGGACCTGACGAGCGCCGCCGTACTGGCGCTGCTCGGCGTCGGCGTGGACGAACTCAGCAACAGCTCCGGACTGAAGACGGGCCTCGGCGTCGTGGCCGTGGTGGCGCTGGTGCTGCTGCGCCGGAGGCTGCCGGCCACCACGCTGGTGGTGGGCGCGGCGGCCAGCGCGCTGCTGCCCGGGGTGTTCCTCGTGACGGTCGTGCTGGGCTGGTCCGCGGGCCGGCGGATCGTCGGCGTGGGGCGGGCGCTCGGCGCGTTCCTGCTGGCCTTCCTCGCGGAGGTCGGCCTCACCCTGGTCGACCAGTGGGCGCAGATGCGGCCGGTGCTGGTGGTCGTCTTCTCCACCCTGCTGTTCCTCGCGGCGACCGTGATGCCGGGTCTGGCCAGCCGCTACTGGCACCAGCGCCGGACCCTGCTGAGCGCGCTCCAGGAGCGCAACGACCGGCTGCTGCGCGAGCGGACGATGGTCGCCGGGCAGGCCCGGCTGCGGGAGCGGCAGCGGATCGCCCAGGACATGCACGACAGCCTGGGCCACCAGCTGGCGCTGATCTCGGTGCACACGGGGGCGCTGGAGGTGGACCCCGCGCTCACCGACCGCCAGCGCGAGGCGGTGGGGGTGCTGCGGCAGGCCTCGGTGGCCGCCATGCACGAGCTGCGCGAGGTCGTCGGGATCCTGCGCGACGGGGTGGAGGCGCCCGCGCCGGTGGAGGAGGCGCAGCCGGCCGCGCGGGGCGTGGCCGGGATCGCCGGGATCGTGGAGGCGGCGCGGGCCGCGGGGACCGACGTACGGCTGGGCACGGCGGGGCAGCCGCGGCCGCTGGTCGCGGCCTGCGACCACGCGGCGTACCGGATCGTGCAGGAGGCGCTGACCAACGCCTACAAGCACGCTCCGGGGTCGCCGATCACCGTGGAGCTGCGTTACGAGGACGACTCGCTGGTGGTGGAGATCGCCAACGGTCCGGCCACCGACCGGGTCCCGGGCGAGGTCGTGTCGGGCGGCCAGGGGCTGACCGGGCTGCGGGAGCGGGCCCGGCTGGTCGGCGGCATGGTGCACGCGGGGGCGACCGAGGACGGCGGGTTCCGGGTGGCGGGCGTGCTGCCGTACGGGACGGAGCCGGCCGGGCTGGTCGAGGACGTGGCGGACGACTTCGGGCAGCGCTCGCAGGCACGGGCGCTGGCGCTGAAGGGCGCGCCGCCGCTGGACTGGGCCGCGCTGGACCGCGAGCTGTCGGTGCCGGTGCGCACCCGGACCGGGGGCGTGGCGATGGGCTGCGGGATCGCCGTCGCGGCGGTGGTGCTGCTGATCATCGTGATGGGGGCCGCGGTGGTGATGCTCGTCGGCTCCGCGAACAAGGCGATGATCGGCAGGACGGAGTACGACGCGGTCCACGTGGGCGAGTCCGAGGAGGCGGTGCGGGGACGGCTGCCGAGCGGGGACAGCGTCCTGACGGCGGGCATGGACCGCAAGGGCCCGCCGCGGCCGGAGGGCTCGGACTGCCTGGCCCTGCTGTCCGGCGACGACTCGGAGTGGTCCGCCGACGACACCGTTTTCCGGTTCTGCTTCAAGGACGGCAAGCTCGTCGACAAGCAGGCGTACCAGGTCAAGCAGTAG
- a CDS encoding FtsW/RodA/SpoVE family cell cycle protein: protein MSVVTNTTTIGAIEAPSRRNTELLLLAFAVVIPIFAYANVGLSIHGELPPGTLLYGLGFAVLAGIGHLVVRRYAKYADPLLLPIATLLNGLGVVLIWRLDQSERLQNLAKRSFGTFSESAPRQMMYTGLALALFAVVLLVLKDHRVLQRFTYISMAGALVLLILPVIPGLGADVFGAKIWISVGGFSIQPGEFAKIVIAIFFAGYLMVKRDALALASRRFMGLYLPRGRDLGPILMIWAMSLLVLVFENDLGTSLLFFGMFVIMLYVATERTSWIVIGLLMSVGGATVVGATASHVKARVTAWLDPFACYSTSGACEQVGQSIMSFGSGGVLGTGWGQGNSDLIGFAANSDFIFSTVGEELGLTGVMAFLLLYGLIIERGVRTALAARDPFGKLFAIGLSGAFALQIFVVAGGVMGLIPLTGMTMPFLASGGSSVLANWVLIAILIRISDTARRPAPAPAPSPDSEMTQVVRPS, encoded by the coding sequence ATGAGCGTTGTCACCAACACGACCACCATCGGCGCCATCGAGGCGCCGAGCCGACGGAACACCGAGCTCCTGCTGCTCGCCTTCGCCGTGGTCATCCCGATCTTCGCCTACGCCAACGTGGGCCTGTCCATCCACGGCGAGCTGCCCCCGGGCACGCTGCTCTACGGACTCGGCTTCGCCGTGCTCGCGGGCATCGGCCACCTCGTCGTCCGCCGGTACGCCAAGTACGCCGACCCGCTGCTGCTGCCGATCGCCACGCTGCTCAACGGCCTCGGCGTCGTCCTGATCTGGCGCCTGGACCAGTCGGAGCGGCTGCAGAACCTCGCCAAGCGCAGCTTCGGCACCTTCTCGGAGTCCGCACCGCGCCAGATGATGTACACGGGGCTGGCCCTCGCCCTGTTCGCGGTCGTGCTGCTGGTCCTCAAGGACCACCGCGTGCTCCAGCGCTTCACGTACATCTCCATGGCCGGCGCCCTCGTCCTGCTGATCCTGCCCGTCATCCCGGGTCTGGGCGCGGACGTCTTCGGCGCCAAGATCTGGATCAGCGTCGGCGGCTTCTCCATCCAGCCGGGTGAGTTCGCGAAGATCGTCATCGCGATCTTCTTCGCCGGCTACCTGATGGTGAAGCGCGACGCCCTGGCCCTGGCCAGCCGCCGCTTCATGGGCCTCTACCTGCCGCGTGGGCGCGACCTCGGCCCGATCCTGATGATCTGGGCGATGAGCCTGCTCGTCCTCGTCTTCGAGAACGACCTCGGCACCTCGCTGCTGTTCTTCGGCATGTTCGTGATCATGCTGTACGTGGCCACCGAGCGGACCAGCTGGATCGTCATCGGTCTGCTCATGTCGGTCGGCGGCGCCACCGTCGTCGGCGCCACGGCCAGCCACGTCAAGGCCCGCGTCACCGCCTGGCTCGACCCCTTCGCCTGCTACTCCACGTCCGGCGCCTGCGAGCAGGTCGGCCAGTCGATCATGAGCTTCGGTTCCGGCGGGGTGCTCGGCACCGGCTGGGGCCAGGGCAACTCGGACCTGATCGGCTTCGCCGCCAACTCCGACTTCATCTTCTCCACCGTCGGCGAGGAGCTCGGCCTGACCGGTGTCATGGCCTTCCTCCTGCTCTACGGCCTGATCATCGAGCGGGGCGTGCGCACCGCCCTCGCCGCCCGCGACCCCTTCGGCAAGCTGTTCGCCATCGGCCTCTCCGGCGCCTTCGCCCTGCAGATCTTCGTCGTCGCCGGCGGAGTCATGGGCCTCATCCCCCTCACCGGCATGACCATGCCCTTCCTCGCCTCGGGCGGTTCCTCCGTCCTGGCGAACTGGGTCCTCATCGCCATCCTCATCCGGATCAGCGACACCGCACGCCGACCTGCCCCGGCCCCCGCCCCGTCCCCCGACTCCGAGATGACCCAGGTGGTCCGCCCGTCATGA
- a CDS encoding response regulator has protein sequence MTAKVIRVVIADDEPLIRAGIRMILTSAPDIEVVAEGANGREAVELALSHAPDVVLLDIQMPVMDGLTALGELGRAAPAVRALILTTFGEKENVLRALSQGGAGFLLKDSAPGELIGAVRAAAAGDAYLSPGATRHVVDQLATGPAAGRGEEARRRVAELSERERGVLALLGEGLSNADAGRRLHMSEATVKTYVSRILAKLGCENRVQAALLARDAGL, from the coding sequence GTGACAGCCAAGGTGATCAGAGTGGTGATCGCTGACGACGAGCCGCTGATCCGCGCGGGGATCAGGATGATCCTGACCTCGGCGCCGGACATCGAGGTCGTCGCCGAGGGAGCCAACGGCCGGGAGGCGGTCGAACTGGCCCTCTCGCACGCCCCGGACGTGGTCCTGCTGGACATCCAGATGCCGGTGATGGACGGGCTGACGGCGCTCGGCGAGCTGGGCCGGGCCGCGCCGGCGGTGCGGGCGCTGATCCTGACCACCTTCGGGGAGAAGGAGAACGTGCTGCGGGCGCTGAGCCAGGGCGGCGCGGGCTTCCTGCTGAAGGACTCGGCGCCGGGTGAGCTGATCGGCGCCGTCCGCGCGGCCGCGGCCGGTGACGCGTACCTCTCGCCCGGGGCGACCCGGCACGTGGTCGACCAGCTGGCCACGGGTCCGGCCGCGGGGCGCGGTGAGGAGGCCCGCCGGAGGGTCGCGGAGCTGAGCGAGCGGGAGCGGGGGGTGCTGGCGCTGCTGGGCGAGGGCTTGTCGAACGCGGACGCCGGGCGCAGGCTCCACATGAGCGAGGCGACCGTGAAGACGTACGTGAGCCGGATCCTCGCGAAGCTGGGCTGCGAGAACCGGGTTCAGGCGGCCCTGCTGGCCAGGGACGCCGGGCTGTAG
- a CDS encoding FhaA domain-containing protein, translating into MGVLKRFEQRLEGLVNGTFAKVFKSEVQPVEIAGALQRECDNNATIWNRERTVVPNDFIVELSAGDYERLSPYSGQLGDELAGLVRDYAKQQRYSFMGPIKVHLEKAEDLDTGLYRVRSRTLASSTSQDSPQGAPSGQGGQGGYGYPPVGAPPMPPGPPPGGPGARPGGAPAAPGAPGATRRWIEINGTRHQISRPTLVLGRSTEADVRIDDPGVSRRHCEIRTGTPPTIQDLGSTNGIVVDGQHTTRATLRDGSRIVVGSTTIIYRQAEG; encoded by the coding sequence ATGGGAGTCCTGAAGCGTTTCGAGCAGCGCCTCGAAGGTCTGGTGAACGGCACCTTCGCCAAGGTGTTCAAGTCCGAGGTCCAGCCGGTGGAGATCGCCGGCGCCCTCCAGCGCGAGTGCGACAACAACGCCACGATCTGGAACCGCGAGCGGACCGTCGTACCGAACGACTTCATCGTGGAGCTCAGCGCCGGCGACTACGAGCGCCTGAGCCCCTACTCCGGTCAGCTCGGCGACGAACTCGCGGGCCTCGTACGCGACTACGCCAAGCAGCAGCGCTACAGCTTCATGGGCCCCATCAAGGTGCACCTGGAGAAGGCCGAGGACCTGGACACCGGCCTCTACCGGGTCCGCAGTCGCACCCTCGCCTCCAGCACCTCCCAGGACTCCCCCCAGGGCGCCCCGAGCGGGCAGGGCGGACAGGGCGGATACGGCTACCCGCCGGTCGGCGCCCCGCCCATGCCCCCCGGACCGCCTCCGGGCGGACCCGGCGCGCGCCCCGGCGGCGCGCCCGCGGCGCCCGGCGCCCCGGGGGCCACGCGCCGCTGGATCGAGATCAACGGCACCCGCCACCAGATCTCGCGCCCGACACTCGTACTCGGCCGCAGCACCGAGGCCGATGTGCGGATCGACGACCCCGGCGTCTCCCGCCGGCACTGTGAGATCCGGACCGGAACACCCCCGACGATCCAGGATCTCGGGTCCACCAACGGCATCGTGGTGGACGGGCAGCACACCACCCGCGCTACGCTCCGCGACGGCTCGCGGATCGTCGTGGGCAGCACCACCATCATTTACCGGCAAGCCGAAGGGTGA